The proteins below come from a single Deltaproteobacteria bacterium genomic window:
- a CDS encoding NTP transferase domain-containing protein: MKCLIIAAGRGSRLSTKVDSKPLIPLLGLSLIERVILTAKKGGLTDFYVVTGYNGEKVRKYLNRFSQSRNINITHITNEEWERGNGISVLKAKKLLNENFVLLMGDHIFDESILVRLKDEKIADGEVMLAVDYNIKTNKLVDVNDVTKVLVEENRILDIGKNIKKYNAYDTGIFLCSPAIFTAIEESLHNDDSSLSGGIRVLASKGKAKAFDIKGDFWIDVDDDEAFKKAEKLLQGNLIKPADGLISRYINRKFSTRIFTPLLLKTHRGITPNQVSILSFIVGLISSLYFFLGHAIIGALLIQISSILDGCDGEIARLKHMQSSLGDFIDAVLDRYVDGLIFLGIFYYSLIGIGNKETFGFYWSPLIIFIIFGFAILGHLMISYTSAKSVANFGYKYKGKLIAAGRGRDFRLFLLFIGGMMTYFHPIFVLFAVIIIAIQANRIVILRTFLSWDYFLKRDSLIRSKVKAVIFDFDGTIANTMHFLTGLGVKLMTEEYNISKSEAKKRYLETTGLDFASQLELIFPNHPNNQNVATTFESKKLEGIFVHPIFPEVIPTLKYFRNKKIKTFI; encoded by the coding sequence ATGAAATGCTTAATCATCGCTGCAGGACGGGGAAGCAGACTGTCAACTAAGGTCGATTCAAAGCCCCTTATTCCACTTCTGGGATTATCCCTTATTGAACGGGTGATATTAACCGCAAAGAAGGGCGGTCTAACGGATTTCTATGTGGTAACAGGATACAATGGTGAAAAGGTAAGGAAATATCTTAACAGATTTAGCCAGAGCAGAAATATAAATATAACCCATATCACAAATGAAGAATGGGAAAGGGGAAACGGCATATCTGTGCTCAAGGCAAAAAAACTATTAAATGAGAATTTTGTCCTGTTGATGGGGGATCATATCTTTGACGAATCGATACTGGTAAGGCTAAAGGATGAGAAAATAGCCGATGGCGAAGTTATGCTGGCTGTAGATTATAACATTAAAACCAATAAGCTTGTTGATGTTAATGATGTTACCAAAGTTCTTGTCGAAGAAAACAGGATTTTAGATATAGGAAAGAATATCAAGAAATATAACGCTTATGATACAGGAATTTTTCTTTGTTCTCCGGCAATATTCACCGCCATTGAAGAAAGTTTACATAATGACGACAGCTCTCTTTCAGGAGGGATAAGGGTGCTGGCCAGCAAGGGAAAGGCTAAAGCCTTTGATATTAAAGGTGATTTTTGGATTGATGTGGATGATGATGAGGCATTTAAGAAAGCGGAAAAACTATTACAGGGTAATTTAATAAAACCTGCTGATGGTTTAATTTCTCGATATATAAATCGAAAATTTTCTACCAGGATATTCACACCATTACTTCTTAAAACCCACAGAGGAATCACTCCTAATCAGGTCTCAATACTGAGCTTTATTGTAGGTCTTATAAGTAGTTTATATTTTTTTCTCGGCCATGCCATTATAGGGGCTTTATTGATACAAATATCAAGCATATTAGATGGTTGTGACGGAGAGATAGCACGGCTTAAGCATATGCAATCTTCATTAGGTGATTTCATTGATGCGGTTCTTGACCGCTATGTTGATGGTCTCATCTTTTTAGGGATTTTTTATTATTCATTAATAGGAATAGGAAATAAAGAGACTTTTGGATTTTATTGGAGTCCTTTAATTATCTTTATTATCTTTGGATTCGCTATTTTAGGACATTTGATGATTAGTTATACTTCCGCAAAGTCAGTAGCTAATTTTGGCTACAAATATAAAGGGAAATTGATTGCTGCTGGAAGAGGCAGAGACTTTAGACTGTTTTTACTTTTCATAGGTGGAATGATGACGTATTTTCATCCGATTTTTGTATTATTTGCCGTGATTATTATAGCCATTCAGGCTAATAGAATTGTAATATTGAGAACATTTTTGTCATGGGATTATTTTCTAAAGAGGGATTCTCTCATAAGAAGCAAAGTTAAAGCTGTAATTTTTGATTTTGATGGGACCATCGCAAATACCATGCATTTCTTGACGGGATTGGGTGTAAAACTTATGACAGAGGAATATAATATCTCTAAAAGCGAGGCTAAAAAGAGATATTTAGAGACTACAGGACTAGATTTTGCAAGTCAGCTGGAGTTAATTTTTCCAAATCATCCAAATAACCAGAATGTGGCAACCACCTTTGAGTCGAAGAAACTAGAAGGTATTTTTGTTCATCCTATCTTCCCCGAAGTCATTCCCACGCTTAAGTATTTTAGGAATAAAAAAATTAAGACATTTATT
- the xerD gene encoding site-specific tyrosine recombinase XerD — protein sequence MKEEILDPFLHYLAVEKGLARNTLEAYSRDLIAYLDFLEQEGISSLSETTKLTVMAFVLSLRKRGLSLRSITRALVALRGLYRYLSQEGYLEVNPLEDMELPRVSPTLPHVLSVQEVERLLAQPDAGTPRGIRDGAMLELLYATGMRVSELVDLPIGGLNRDVGFVTVRGKGSRERIVPIGEVAMEKVGIYLERVRPVILKGRESPYLFLNNRGGKLSRQGFWKILKNYALRAGITKRITPHTLRHSFATHLLERGADLRFVQAMLGHVDISTTQIYTHVNQEYLKRLHRQFHPRA from the coding sequence ATGAAGGAAGAGATTCTGGACCCCTTCCTCCACTACCTGGCGGTGGAAAAGGGTCTTGCCCGCAACACCCTCGAGGCCTATAGCCGAGACCTTATCGCCTACCTGGACTTTTTGGAACAGGAGGGAATTTCTTCCCTCTCTGAGACCACTAAGCTCACCGTCATGGCCTTTGTCCTGTCATTGAGAAAGAGGGGGCTTTCGCTCAGGAGCATCACTAGGGCCTTAGTAGCCCTGCGCGGCCTGTACAGATACCTCTCTCAAGAGGGATATCTGGAGGTTAACCCCTTAGAGGATATGGAGCTTCCAAGGGTGAGTCCAACCCTACCCCATGTCCTCTCCGTTCAGGAGGTGGAAAGGCTATTGGCACAACCCGATGCTGGGACCCCTCGGGGGATCAGGGATGGGGCGATGCTGGAACTCCTCTATGCCACGGGGATGAGGGTCTCGGAGCTTGTCGATCTCCCCATAGGTGGGCTGAACAGGGATGTGGGGTTCGTGACGGTCAGGGGAAAGGGGAGTAGAGAGAGGATCGTCCCCATCGGGGAGGTGGCCATGGAAAAGGTAGGGATATACCTGGAGAGGGTGAGGCCGGTCATCCTCAAGGGGAGGGAAAGCCCCTATCTCTTCTTGAACAACAGGGGGGGGAAGCTCAGCAGGCAGGGGTTTTGGAAGATCTTGAAGAATTATGCCCTCCGAGCCGGGATCACCAAGAGGATCACCCCCCATACCCTGCGTCACTCCTTTGCCACCCATCTCCTGGAGCGGGGGGCGGATCTCAGGTTCGTCCAGGCGATGCTGGGCCATGTGGATATCAGCACCACCCAGATCTACACCCATGTAAACCAGGAATATCTCAAACGGCTTCACCGCCAATTCCACCCCAGGGCATGA
- a CDS encoding metallophosphoesterase yields MKIGIMADSHDHVQMIERACELFNTEGVEMVIHAGDYIAPFSLHPLNHLLKCDYLGVFGNNDGERLGLQKASEGRLHPPPAEFELGGWKVLVAHEMPILEAVQASGIYRLIVYAHTHIPEVKREGETLVVNPGECGGWLYGRCTVAIARLEAIEAKIVDL; encoded by the coding sequence ATGAAGATAGGTATCATGGCCGATTCCCACGACCATGTGCAGATGATAGAGCGGGCCTGCGAGCTATTCAACACCGAAGGGGTGGAGATGGTGATCCATGCGGGGGACTATATCGCCCCCTTTTCCCTTCATCCCCTCAATCATCTCCTCAAGTGCGACTATTTAGGTGTCTTCGGCAACAACGATGGAGAGCGGCTGGGACTGCAGAAGGCATCTGAAGGCAGGCTCCACCCCCCGCCGGCGGAATTCGAACTAGGGGGTTGGAAGGTTCTAGTGGCCCATGAGATGCCTATTTTGGAGGCCGTGCAGGCCAGCGGAATATATCGCCTCATCGTCTATGCCCACACCCATATCCCCGAGGTAAAGAGGGAGGGTGAGACCCTGGTGGTGAATCCAGGGGAGTGCGGCGGATGGCTCTATGGGCGTTGTACCGTGGCCATCGCCCGTTTAGAGGCAATCGAAGCCAAGATTGTAGACCTATGA
- the dut gene encoding dUTP diphosphatase, giving the protein MVRVQVRRLRGDGARLPQYMTPYSSGMDLFACLEEGEVTLAPGRWRLIPTGVAITLPKGYEAQVRPRSGLALRHGVTLLNSPGTVDADYRGEIGAILINLGDRPFVIRDGDRVAQLVIHQVCRAELQEVDELPVSTRGEGGFGHTGL; this is encoded by the coding sequence ATGGTGAGGGTGCAGGTGAGGAGGTTAAGGGGGGATGGGGCAAGGCTCCCCCAGTATATGACGCCGTATTCCTCAGGGATGGATCTTTTCGCCTGCCTGGAGGAAGGGGAGGTTACCTTGGCCCCAGGCCGATGGCGCCTCATCCCCACTGGGGTTGCTATTACCCTACCAAAGGGGTACGAGGCCCAAGTGAGACCCCGTAGCGGGCTGGCCCTGAGGCATGGTGTGACCCTGCTCAACTCCCCTGGGACCGTCGATGCCGACTACCGGGGCGAGATAGGGGCGATCCTTATCAACCTAGGGGATAGGCCCTTCGTCATCAGGGATGGTGACAGGGTTGCCCAGTTGGTCATCCATCAGGTCTGCCGTGCAGAGCTACAGGAGGTGGATGAACTGCCCGTCAGCACCAGGGGTGAGGGGGGATTTGGGCACACGGGCCTTTGA
- a CDS encoding insulinase family protein: protein MGLYQKSVLDNGIRVVTEVIPNLESISLGIWITTGSRDEEARENGLSHFIEHLLFKGTKRRSAFDISREIESVGGSINAFTGKEYTCLHAKVLHKDVVLAIDILADILANSVFDPQEIERERMVVLQEIKMVEDTPDDYIHDLFHRSFWGDHPLGYPVAGAQENVLSFQRDQIVTFFQENYTPDKLIVAAAGRLDHQQMVRMVEAQLGHLKPGRSMAKREGTQGGKVRIKVKYRDLEQIHFCLGTKGIHYGHSLRFAGHALNTMLGGNMSSRLFQEIREKRGLAYSIYSFLNTYTDTGLFGVYAGTTKDEVQEVVALILQELKAIRAGRIRTEDLLAAKEYLRGGMILSLEGSEGRMSRLAKNEIYFSRHIPLEEALQELGGVSEEGIAYVAHEMLDSRTLCLTLLGTIEEGELPWKGLDL, encoded by the coding sequence ATGGGACTCTATCAGAAGAGCGTATTAGATAATGGAATCAGGGTGGTGACGGAGGTGATCCCGAACCTGGAGTCAATCTCCCTTGGGATATGGATTACCACAGGGTCCAGGGATGAGGAGGCCAGGGAGAACGGCCTTTCTCACTTCATTGAACACCTACTCTTTAAGGGGACGAAGAGACGCAGCGCATTTGATATAAGTAGGGAGATAGAGTCGGTGGGGGGAAGCATCAACGCCTTTACCGGAAAGGAGTACACCTGCCTCCATGCAAAGGTCCTCCATAAAGACGTTGTCTTGGCCATAGATATATTAGCCGATATCCTTGCCAACTCCGTCTTTGACCCCCAGGAGATAGAGAGGGAGAGGATGGTGGTCCTGCAGGAAATAAAGATGGTCGAGGATACCCCCGATGACTACATCCACGACCTCTTCCACCGTTCCTTTTGGGGGGATCACCCCCTGGGATACCCGGTAGCTGGGGCGCAGGAGAATGTCCTCTCCTTCCAACGCGACCAGATCGTCACCTTCTTTCAGGAAAACTACACCCCGGACAAGCTGATCGTGGCTGCAGCAGGGAGGCTGGATCACCAACAGATGGTGAGGATGGTAGAGGCCCAGCTCGGCCATCTCAAGCCTGGCCGTTCTATGGCAAAGCGTGAGGGGACTCAGGGAGGAAAGGTACGGATAAAGGTCAAATACCGGGATCTAGAGCAGATTCACTTCTGCCTAGGGACCAAGGGTATCCATTATGGTCACAGTCTCAGGTTTGCTGGCCATGCCCTGAACACCATGCTGGGGGGAAACATGAGCTCACGGCTCTTTCAGGAGATCAGGGAGAAGAGGGGTTTGGCCTATAGCATATACTCCTTCCTCAACACCTATACCGATACCGGCCTTTTCGGGGTCTATGCCGGCACCACCAAGGATGAGGTACAGGAGGTAGTTGCCTTAATTCTTCAAGAATTAAAGGCCATAAGGGCGGGGAGGATAAGGACGGAGGACCTGTTGGCAGCCAAGGAATATCTAAGGGGGGGTATGATACTTAGCCTGGAAGGTTCCGAGGGGAGAATGAGCAGGCTGGCCAAGAATGAGATCTATTTCAGCCGCCACATACCCCTGGAAGAGGCCCTGCAGGAACTGGGTGGGGTTTCGGAAGAGGGTATTGCCTATGTAGCCCATGAGATGCTCGATTCCCGTACCCTCTGTCTCACCCTTTTGGGGACCATAGAGGAAGGGGAGCTCCCTTGGAAGGGATTGGATCTGTGA
- the pnp gene encoding polyribonucleotide nucleotidyltransferase, with protein MKKKVDREWAGRHLSIETEGVARQADGAILVQYGETVVLVTAVSNREPREGVDFFPLTVNYIEMTYAAGRIPGGFFKREGRPTAREILSSRLIDRSIRPLFPKGFLNETQVIATVLSADQQNDPSILGMIGASAALQASNIPFMGPVAGVKVGRTDGDFIINPTTDDLERSDLDLIVAGNREGMVMVEGGGRIVDEQVLLEAIFYGYEALKPILDIQDELREICGKDKRPYVPLGEGGPLWEEEKGFVKPLLQDAFHISCKIERRDRINEIFQEAMERFGGAEREFSSEVKRAFEDAEREVVRSSIFKDKKRIDGRGLVDIRPVSCEVGLLPRTHGSALFTRGETQVLAVTTFGTSEDEQKVESLLEGEIYKTFMLHYNFPPFCVGEVSFLRSPSRREIGHGALAERALLPVLPSAEEFPYTIRVVSEVLESNGSSSMATVCGGCLSLMDAGVPIKASVAGIAMGLMKEDDQVAILTDIVGDEDHHGDMDFKLAGTTEGITALQMDVKIPGLSRDIMEKVLHQAREARLYVLDAMSNTLDKPRKDLSKHAPRIVTIQINPDRIKDVIGPLGKNIKSIVEKTGVKVDVEDSGIVKIASPSAEAIEEAIALVRKSSQEAEVGGVYTGKVKKIVDFGAFLEILPGVEGLVHISQLAEGRVGKVSDVLRMGDEIKVKVIEIDSNGKIKLSRRAVLLEERQRGRREGEEKRF; from the coding sequence ATGAAGAAGAAAGTGGATAGAGAATGGGCTGGACGGCACCTTTCAATTGAGACCGAGGGGGTTGCCAGGCAGGCCGATGGCGCCATCCTTGTCCAATATGGAGAGACCGTGGTCTTGGTCACGGCGGTGTCCAATAGGGAGCCGAGGGAGGGGGTGGACTTCTTCCCACTAACGGTGAACTATATTGAGATGACCTATGCGGCAGGCCGGATCCCCGGGGGCTTCTTTAAGCGGGAGGGGCGTCCTACCGCCCGAGAGATCCTTTCCTCCCGTCTGATAGACAGGAGCATCAGACCCCTTTTTCCCAAGGGATTCCTCAACGAGACCCAGGTGATCGCCACGGTGCTTTCCGCCGATCAACAGAACGATCCCTCCATCTTGGGGATGATCGGGGCCTCGGCTGCCCTGCAGGCATCGAACATCCCCTTTATGGGGCCTGTTGCAGGGGTCAAGGTGGGTAGAACAGACGGGGATTTTATTATCAATCCCACTACGGACGATTTGGAAAGGAGTGACTTGGACCTTATCGTAGCGGGGAACAGAGAGGGGATGGTGATGGTAGAGGGAGGGGGCAGGATTGTAGATGAGCAGGTGCTTCTTGAGGCAATCTTCTATGGCTATGAGGCCCTCAAACCGATCCTTGACATACAGGATGAGCTTAGGGAGATCTGCGGAAAGGACAAAAGGCCGTACGTCCCCCTGGGAGAGGGTGGTCCCCTCTGGGAGGAGGAGAAGGGATTTGTAAAACCCCTCCTTCAAGATGCCTTCCATATCTCTTGCAAGATTGAGCGCAGAGACAGGATAAACGAGATATTTCAGGAGGCCATGGAGAGATTCGGCGGGGCAGAGAGAGAGTTTAGCTCCGAGGTGAAGAGGGCCTTTGAGGATGCTGAGCGAGAGGTGGTACGCTCCTCCATCTTTAAGGACAAAAAGAGAATCGATGGAAGGGGTCTTGTTGACATCAGGCCGGTTAGCTGTGAGGTGGGCCTACTACCTCGTACTCATGGTTCAGCCCTCTTCACCAGGGGAGAGACGCAGGTCTTGGCCGTCACCACCTTCGGCACATCTGAGGACGAGCAGAAGGTGGAGTCCCTCTTGGAGGGGGAGATATATAAGACCTTCATGCTCCATTACAACTTCCCCCCTTTCTGTGTAGGGGAGGTATCCTTTTTGCGCTCACCCAGCCGGCGGGAGATCGGACATGGCGCCCTGGCCGAGAGGGCCCTGCTGCCTGTTTTGCCTTCTGCCGAGGAGTTTCCCTATACCATCCGCGTGGTCTCTGAGGTATTGGAGTCCAATGGCTCCTCCTCCATGGCCACTGTTTGCGGCGGTTGCCTCTCCTTGATGGACGCAGGGGTTCCCATAAAGGCCTCAGTGGCAGGTATCGCCATGGGCCTGATGAAGGAGGATGATCAGGTGGCCATTCTCACCGACATCGTCGGGGACGAAGATCATCACGGCGATATGGACTTTAAATTGGCCGGGACCACAGAGGGGATCACCGCCCTTCAGATGGATGTGAAGATTCCTGGTCTTAGTCGGGACATCATGGAAAAGGTCCTCCACCAGGCCAGAGAGGCCCGACTTTATGTCCTCGATGCCATGAGTAATACCTTGGATAAGCCGAGAAAGGACCTCTCCAAACACGCCCCCCGCATCGTGACCATCCAGATCAACCCGGATCGAATAAAGGATGTCATCGGACCCTTGGGTAAGAATATCAAGTCCATCGTTGAAAAGACAGGGGTGAAGGTGGACGTCGAGGATAGCGGGATTGTAAAGATCGCCTCCCCTTCTGCCGAGGCCATCGAGGAGGCTATAGCCCTGGTAAGGAAGTCGTCCCAGGAGGCAGAGGTGGGGGGGGTATACACGGGAAAGGTCAAGAAGATCGTTGACTTCGGCGCCTTCCTTGAGATCCTACCCGGGGTGGAAGGTCTGGTACACATCTCCCAATTGGCAGAGGGAAGGGTGGGAAAAGTCTCTGATGTCCTAAGGATGGGGGATGAGATAAAGGTAAAGGTCATCGAGATAGACAGCAACGGCAAGATCAAGTTGAGCCGTCGGGCAGTCCTATTAGAGGAGCGGCAAAGAGGGAGACGTGAAGGTGAGGAGAAGAGGTTTTGA
- the rpsO gene encoding 30S ribosomal protein S15: protein MVLDAERKKEVIEQFRLHDKDTGSSEVQIALLTERINYLTRHFKMHKKDHHSRRGLLKLVSLRRSLLDYLKRQDVASYRSLIERLGIRK, encoded by the coding sequence ATGGTTTTGGATGCCGAGAGGAAGAAGGAGGTCATAGAACAATTCAGGTTGCACGATAAAGATACCGGGTCTTCCGAGGTGCAGATAGCGCTGCTCACCGAGAGGATAAACTATCTGACGAGACACTTCAAGATGCACAAGAAGGATCATCACTCCCGCCGAGGTCTCCTCAAACTGGTCAGTCTGAGGAGATCCCTCCTCGATTATCTAAAACGTCAAGATGTGGCGAGTTACCGAAGCCTGATCGAACGGCTGGGGATCAGGAAATAG